In Levilactobacillus brevis, a single genomic region encodes these proteins:
- a CDS encoding ATP-binding protein translates to MALTYQACLQATNVILASGSVPTIVGEAGIGKSALVADLARQRGAKLFTTVVSLVEKGDLVIPVPPLTSDSFVQTAKYGSLADVQFGYSHTLVAMIRYAEAHPNQEIIWFLDEFNRGTQAVQSELMNLVLQRQINTLTLPEQVHLVLAENPDATMTGFEQSHYGVTPGDAAIADRTTRLVLTADADTWLQWATQSVDGTPRITPLVTDYLAENPADLHVVATNTATADDDLQPTPRAWVRVSQALRELDRQQLFGQTAVMTAIMQGNLGMTVGTAFAGYVQEQRPGLTVEQAYQEATAPATFKTLAPAQQQQILRLCLDAQANWPLTTGSYAQRFSELLAGCPADGQFAIAQAMADTPQLFEQLAAVTATAPGVAQLYQQLTAIGQRGSQIEV, encoded by the coding sequence GTGGCATTGACGTATCAAGCCTGTTTACAGGCAACGAATGTAATTCTAGCGAGTGGTAGCGTACCGACCATCGTGGGGGAAGCCGGAATTGGGAAGTCGGCGCTGGTCGCCGATCTGGCGCGTCAACGCGGAGCAAAGCTGTTCACCACGGTGGTTAGTTTAGTAGAAAAGGGGGATCTGGTGATTCCCGTGCCACCACTGACTAGCGACTCCTTCGTCCAGACGGCCAAATACGGGTCATTGGCCGATGTACAGTTCGGCTACTCCCACACGTTGGTTGCGATGATTCGCTACGCCGAGGCCCATCCGAACCAGGAAATTATCTGGTTTCTGGATGAATTCAACCGCGGAACACAGGCGGTGCAGAGCGAACTGATGAATCTGGTCTTACAGCGGCAAATTAACACGTTGACGTTGCCAGAGCAGGTGCATTTAGTTCTGGCGGAAAATCCGGACGCTACCATGACCGGCTTCGAGCAGAGCCACTACGGCGTGACACCGGGAGATGCCGCGATTGCCGACCGGACAACTCGGCTGGTGCTGACGGCGGATGCGGATACGTGGCTGCAGTGGGCGACACAGTCGGTGGATGGCACGCCGCGGATTACGCCGCTGGTCACGGACTATTTGGCGGAGAATCCCGCTGATTTACACGTGGTTGCGACGAATACCGCCACGGCGGACGATGACTTGCAACCCACCCCGCGGGCCTGGGTGCGCGTCTCGCAGGCACTGCGGGAATTAGACCGGCAACAGCTCTTCGGTCAAACGGCGGTCATGACGGCAATTATGCAGGGAAATTTGGGTATGACGGTCGGGACGGCGTTTGCCGGGTACGTCCAGGAACAGCGTCCGGGGCTAACCGTTGAACAGGCCTATCAAGAGGCCACGGCTCCGGCGACTTTTAAGACCCTTGCGCCGGCCCAGCAACAGCAGATTTTACGCTTGTGTCTAGACGCTCAGGCAAACTGGCCGTTGACCACGGGAAGCTACGCGCAGCGGTTCAGTGAGCTGTTGGCGGGATGTCCCGCCGATGGTCAGTTTGCGATCGCCCAGGCGATGGCCGATACGCCCCAGTTGTTTGAACAACTCGCGGCGGTGACGGCTACGGCGCCGGGGGTGGCTCAACTGTACCAGCAACTCACGGCCATTGGCCAGCGTGGAAGTCAGATCGAGGTGTAG
- a CDS encoding cation-translocating P-type ATPase, producing MAKIPIYQQPVSTIYQALQTDDHGLSAATVQERLARDGKNALNQQKTTSLLQKFIAQFKDFMIIVLLVAALIAGLTGEVVDAIIILIVVVLNAIFGVFQEAKAEEAINALKEMSAPNATVRRDNVVTTVKSDELVVGDIVLLEAGDIIPADLRLTEVGSLKVEESALTGESVPVEKRDDRLTASDLAIGDRSNMAFMNSNVTYGRATGVVVATGMQTEVGRIAGMIEDADETTTPLQANLTQLGKSLTILILIIAAIVFVMGMWRQAESLIDMLLTAISLAVAAIPEGLPAIVTITLALGTQRMAKRHAIVRKLPAVETLGSTDIIASDKTGTLTQNKMTVEKVYQDLRLTDAHTVDFARDNRLAQTMILSNDTKMTDEGLAGDPTETALVQYQLDRHYPVEDVLGTLPRVAEIPFDSERKLMSTIHPLAADHFLVAVKGAPDELLKRVTHLARDGQVVPLTDTDRQTILTTNHEMATQALRVLAFAYRIVDAVPNDLTSERVENELVFAGMVGMIDPERPEVEQAVADAKAAGIRPLMITGDHKDTAAAIATRLGIMEKDDTAAVVTGAELDEMDDATFAKRVKDFAVYARVAPEHKVRIVNAWQQHGKVVAMTGDGVNDAPALKAADIGIGMGITGTEVSKGASDMVLADDNFSTIVVAVEEGRKVFANIQKAIQYLLSANLGEVLTLFMMTILGWQILAPVHILWINLVTDTLPAIALGIEPMERNIMKQPPRGRKSNFFSGGVFGGILYQGLLEGGITLFVYWMAITYPVHQAANLAHADALTMAFATLGLIQLFHAFNSKSIHGSIFTVGLFRNKFFNWAIVIAFALLAMTILVPGLNSMFHVAALSLFQWSIVLGASLMMIVIVEIVKFFQRRVVK from the coding sequence ATGGCCAAGATCCCAATTTACCAACAACCTGTATCCACTATTTACCAGGCCCTACAGACGGATGATCACGGGCTGAGTGCCGCTACCGTGCAAGAACGATTGGCCCGAGACGGCAAGAACGCGTTGAATCAGCAGAAGACCACGTCACTGCTCCAGAAGTTCATCGCGCAATTCAAAGATTTCATGATTATTGTCCTGCTGGTGGCGGCTCTGATCGCCGGCCTGACCGGGGAAGTTGTCGACGCCATCATCATCCTGATTGTGGTCGTCTTAAACGCCATCTTCGGGGTCTTCCAGGAGGCTAAGGCCGAGGAAGCCATCAACGCGCTAAAGGAAATGTCGGCACCCAACGCCACGGTTCGGCGGGACAACGTGGTCACGACCGTCAAGAGTGACGAGCTGGTGGTTGGTGATATCGTGTTGCTGGAAGCCGGGGACATTATCCCCGCCGATCTGCGGTTGACCGAGGTTGGTTCGCTTAAAGTCGAGGAGTCGGCGTTAACCGGGGAGTCCGTCCCGGTTGAGAAGCGTGATGACCGCCTGACGGCTAGCGACCTGGCCATCGGAGATCGGTCGAACATGGCGTTCATGAATAGCAACGTCACCTATGGCCGGGCCACCGGAGTCGTCGTTGCCACGGGTATGCAGACCGAGGTGGGCCGCATCGCCGGGATGATCGAAGACGCCGACGAGACGACCACGCCGTTGCAGGCTAACCTGACGCAACTCGGGAAGTCGTTGACCATTCTCATTCTGATCATTGCCGCCATCGTGTTTGTCATGGGGATGTGGCGTCAGGCCGAAAGCCTGATTGACATGCTGCTGACGGCGATTTCCCTGGCCGTGGCCGCCATCCCCGAGGGCTTGCCCGCCATCGTGACCATTACGCTGGCGTTGGGGACCCAACGGATGGCCAAGCGCCACGCCATCGTCCGGAAGTTGCCGGCGGTGGAAACGCTTGGGAGCACCGATATCATTGCGTCCGACAAGACCGGGACGTTGACCCAAAACAAGATGACGGTAGAGAAGGTTTACCAAGACTTACGGTTGACCGATGCGCACACGGTGGACTTTGCGCGAGATAACCGGTTGGCGCAGACTATGATTTTGAGTAACGACACCAAGATGACCGACGAGGGTTTGGCGGGGGACCCAACGGAAACGGCGTTGGTCCAATACCAACTGGACCGGCACTACCCGGTCGAGGACGTCCTGGGGACATTGCCACGGGTGGCCGAGATTCCCTTTGATTCCGAACGGAAATTAATGTCCACGATTCATCCGCTAGCCGCCGATCACTTTCTGGTTGCGGTCAAGGGGGCGCCGGATGAACTGCTGAAACGGGTCACACACTTAGCGCGGGATGGCCAAGTGGTCCCCCTGACCGATACTGATCGACAGACCATCTTGACTACGAACCATGAAATGGCGACCCAAGCACTCCGGGTGCTGGCCTTTGCCTATCGGATTGTCGACGCGGTGCCGAACGATCTGACCAGCGAACGGGTGGAAAATGAGCTGGTCTTCGCCGGCATGGTGGGGATGATTGACCCCGAACGGCCAGAGGTTGAGCAGGCCGTAGCCGATGCCAAGGCGGCCGGCATTCGACCGCTAATGATTACCGGGGACCATAAGGATACGGCCGCCGCCATTGCGACGCGGCTAGGCATCATGGAAAAAGACGATACCGCCGCGGTCGTGACCGGGGCCGAACTCGACGAGATGGACGACGCCACTTTTGCCAAACGAGTGAAGGATTTTGCCGTCTACGCGCGAGTGGCGCCGGAACACAAGGTCCGTATCGTCAACGCTTGGCAACAGCACGGTAAGGTCGTTGCCATGACTGGTGACGGGGTCAACGATGCGCCCGCATTGAAGGCCGCCGACATCGGGATTGGGATGGGCATCACCGGGACCGAGGTTTCCAAGGGGGCCAGTGATATGGTGCTGGCTGACGATAACTTCTCCACGATTGTGGTTGCGGTCGAAGAGGGACGGAAGGTCTTTGCGAACATTCAAAAGGCCATCCAGTACCTATTGTCCGCCAACCTGGGGGAAGTTTTGACGCTCTTCATGATGACCATCCTGGGCTGGCAGATCTTGGCACCGGTGCACATCTTGTGGATTAACCTAGTGACCGATACGCTGCCGGCGATTGCCTTGGGGATTGAACCGATGGAGCGCAACATTATGAAGCAGCCGCCACGGGGGCGTAAATCGAACTTCTTCTCGGGCGGGGTTTTCGGAGGAATTCTCTACCAGGGTCTGCTCGAAGGGGGCATCACGCTGTTCGTCTACTGGATGGCCATCACGTACCCCGTTCACCAGGCGGCCAACCTGGCCCACGCCGACGCCTTGACCATGGCCTTCGCCACGTTGGGACTGATTCAACTCTTCCATGCGTTTAACTCTAAGTCGATTCACGGGTCGATCTTTACGGTCGGTCTGTTCCGGAATAAGTTCTTCAACTGGGCGATCGTGATTGCCTTTGCCCTGTTGGCCATGACTATTCTGGTACCGGGCTTAAACAGCATGTTCCACGTGGCCGCCCTGAGCCTGTTCCAGTGGAGTATTGTCCTTGGCGCCTCATTGATGATGATTGTGATTGTAGAAATCGTTAAGTTCTTCCAGCGACGCGTGGTAAAATAA
- the ffh gene encoding signal recognition particle protein produces the protein MAFEGLTERLQNAMRKLRGKGKVSESDLRETMREIRLALLEADVNFTVVKDFVKQVRDRAMGADVLEGLNPAQQIVKIVDEELTKTMGEEAVPLNKSEKIPTIIMMVGLQGAGKTTTAGKLARKLKEDENARPLMIAGDIYRPAAIEQLVQVAQGIDVPVFQLGTDVDPVEIVRQGLAQAAENHNDYVIIDTAGRLQIDEQLMDELAKIKALAQPDEILLTVDAMTGQNAVATAEGFNDKLDVTGVVLTKLDGDTRGGAALSIRAVTGKPIKFIGQGEKMTDLDVFHPDRMASRILGMGDMLSLIEKTQKEYDEKQAQELTEKIQENSFDFNDFLDQIAQIQKMGPMDEIMKMIPGMANNPAMKNAQMDPKDMEHLKAVVYSMTPQERTNPDLLNPSRRRRIAAGSGRPIHEVNRMIKQFNQMKKMMNQVSKGNMSGMEQLMGNTGMGGGAGMGRMQKMAMNRMSRQMKKNKRKRLKSKKKRRK, from the coding sequence ATGGCGTTTGAAGGATTAACAGAACGGCTACAAAACGCAATGCGTAAACTCAGAGGAAAGGGGAAAGTTTCCGAGAGTGATTTGCGCGAGACGATGCGTGAGATTCGCTTGGCGTTACTGGAAGCCGACGTTAACTTCACGGTTGTTAAGGACTTTGTCAAACAGGTCCGTGACCGGGCAATGGGTGCCGATGTGCTGGAAGGGTTAAATCCCGCGCAACAAATCGTGAAGATCGTTGACGAAGAATTGACGAAAACAATGGGGGAAGAAGCCGTTCCCCTGAACAAGTCTGAGAAGATTCCGACAATCATTATGATGGTCGGACTTCAAGGGGCCGGGAAGACCACGACTGCCGGTAAGTTAGCTCGGAAGTTGAAGGAAGACGAAAATGCGCGGCCACTGATGATTGCCGGCGATATCTACCGGCCAGCCGCCATCGAGCAGTTGGTACAGGTCGCTCAGGGAATTGACGTGCCGGTCTTCCAATTGGGCACCGACGTGGATCCGGTCGAAATTGTTCGTCAAGGGTTGGCGCAGGCCGCCGAGAACCACAACGACTACGTCATCATTGATACGGCCGGTCGTTTACAGATCGATGAACAGTTGATGGACGAATTGGCCAAGATTAAGGCCCTGGCGCAGCCGGATGAAATCCTCCTGACGGTCGATGCCATGACTGGGCAAAACGCCGTGGCCACCGCCGAAGGTTTCAACGACAAGCTCGACGTCACTGGGGTTGTCCTGACCAAGTTGGACGGCGATACCCGTGGTGGGGCCGCACTGTCGATTCGAGCCGTCACCGGTAAGCCAATCAAGTTTATTGGCCAAGGTGAAAAGATGACCGACCTGGACGTCTTCCATCCCGACCGGATGGCGTCCCGGATTCTGGGGATGGGGGACATGTTATCCCTGATTGAAAAGACCCAGAAGGAATACGACGAGAAGCAAGCTCAAGAATTAACGGAAAAGATTCAGGAAAATTCGTTTGACTTTAACGACTTCCTGGACCAAATTGCCCAGATTCAAAAGATGGGCCCCATGGATGAAATCATGAAGATGATTCCGGGAATGGCCAATAATCCGGCCATGAAGAATGCCCAGATGGACCCCAAGGATATGGAACACCTGAAGGCCGTGGTCTACTCGATGACGCCGCAGGAACGGACCAATCCCGACCTGTTGAATCCATCGCGGCGGCGACGGATTGCCGCTGGTTCCGGTCGGCCCATTCACGAGGTGAACCGCATGATTAAGCAGTTCAACCAGATGAAGAAAATGATGAACCAAGTGTCGAAGGGCAACATGTCCGGCATGGAACAGCTGATGGGCAACACGGGCATGGGCGGTGGCGCCGGCATGGGCCGCATGCAGAAGATGGCCATGAACCGGATGTCTCGTCAGATGAAGAAAAACAAGCGTAAACGCCTCAAGAGTAAGAAGAAGCGGCGTAAGTAG